In the genome of Candidatus Reidiella endopervernicosa, one region contains:
- a CDS encoding phosphotransferase, with the protein MSELDLSQQRTLINHLHSQLASGEEAELIETHISWVILAGDYAYKLKKSIDFGFLDYSTLEKRRRQCEAELRLNNRTAANIYLDVVAIGGQTDAPLIDQQPAIEYMVKMHRFPQHALFSQQLKQKRLKPNHIDLLAEQVAEFHRTTERAAEDSEFGTPKTLFHPISENFEQIRERIDDLELLQRLQSVEQQSREFFETHQPLFTQRKADSFIRDCHGDLHLNNIILLDEKPQLFDCIEFNARLRIIDVISEIAFLVMDLQEHGADHLANQFLNRYLELSGDYEGVRLLPFYLSYRAMVRAKVATLRLDQTNLKHAQRQKSLMISPPISASPSATVRAPDRI; encoded by the coding sequence ATGTCCGAACTCGATCTCAGCCAACAACGTACCCTGATCAACCATCTGCATAGTCAGCTGGCGAGTGGTGAAGAGGCCGAGCTAATCGAGACCCACATCTCCTGGGTGATCCTGGCAGGTGACTACGCCTATAAACTGAAAAAATCGATCGACTTCGGATTTCTAGACTACTCCACACTCGAAAAGCGTCGTCGCCAGTGCGAGGCCGAGCTGCGCCTAAACAACCGTACTGCCGCCAATATCTATCTCGATGTGGTCGCAATCGGTGGCCAAACCGATGCACCGTTGATTGATCAACAACCCGCCATTGAATACATGGTAAAGATGCACCGCTTCCCACAACATGCGCTCTTCAGCCAACAGCTTAAGCAGAAGCGGCTCAAACCAAACCACATCGATTTACTCGCCGAGCAGGTCGCCGAATTCCATCGCACCACTGAGCGTGCAGCCGAAGACTCTGAGTTCGGCACCCCCAAGACGCTCTTCCACCCCATTAGTGAGAATTTCGAACAGATTCGTGAACGTATTGATGACCTCGAGTTGTTACAACGACTGCAAAGCGTTGAACAACAAAGCCGCGAGTTCTTCGAAACCCACCAGCCACTCTTTACTCAACGTAAGGCCGATAGCTTTATCCGCGACTGCCACGGCGACCTGCATCTCAACAACATCATCCTGCTGGATGAAAAACCGCAGCTGTTCGACTGCATTGAGTTCAACGCGCGGCTGCGCATTATCGATGTCATAAGCGAGATCGCCTTTCTGGTAATGGATCTTCAGGAGCACGGTGCTGACCATCTGGCCAACCAATTCCTCAACCGCTACCTCGAACTCAGTGGTGACTATGAGGGCGTGCGCCTGCTCCCCTTCTACCTCAGCTACCGCGCCATGGTGCGTGCCAAGGTCGCCACGCTACGTCTGGACCAGACGAATCTCAAACACGCACAACGACAAAAGTCCTTAATGATTTCTCCGCCTATCTCAGCCTCGCCGAGCGCTACAGTCAGGGCACCAGACCGCATTTAA
- a CDS encoding NAD(P)/FAD-dependent oxidoreductase codes for MCAIEAGKRGRSVVVLDHSAKPGNKIRMAGGGRCNFTNYDVSADNYLSHNPHFCKSALSRYTQWDFIDLVQRYEIPYHERSHGQLFCNESARDILEMLLAECDKASVDVRLKCTVDNITSRAEGGFALQTSSGAMQCQSLVIATGGLSIPTSGATPFGYKVAEQFGLKVWPTRAGLVPFTLQPADKAELSTLSGIAVDSVVSCHNQSFREQLLFTHRGLSGPVILQISSFWSAGNEIEIDLLPDTDLAASLEGALVEHPQQQLKTYLSTHLPKRLVAIRLGEALAECPLKSLTTAQIEETIRRFKQWVIKPNGTEGYRTAEVTLGGVDCDALSSKTMVARKVEGLYFIGEVVDVTGWLGGYNLQWAWSSGWCTGQYV; via the coding sequence ATGTGCGCTATCGAAGCGGGTAAACGCGGCCGTTCGGTGGTGGTGCTTGATCACTCGGCCAAGCCGGGTAACAAGATTCGCATGGCCGGTGGCGGACGCTGCAACTTCACCAACTACGATGTCTCGGCCGATAATTATCTCTCGCACAATCCTCACTTCTGCAAATCGGCGCTGAGTCGCTATACCCAGTGGGATTTCATCGACCTTGTGCAACGCTACGAGATCCCCTACCACGAACGTTCCCACGGCCAGCTCTTCTGTAATGAGAGTGCCAGGGATATTCTCGAAATGCTGCTGGCCGAGTGTGATAAGGCGAGTGTCGATGTTCGACTCAAATGCACAGTGGATAATATTACTTCGCGTGCCGAGGGTGGTTTTGCGCTTCAGACCAGCAGTGGTGCGATGCAGTGTCAGTCACTGGTGATCGCAACCGGTGGTCTATCAATCCCGACCAGTGGTGCAACTCCCTTCGGCTACAAGGTTGCCGAGCAGTTCGGTCTCAAGGTGTGGCCGACCCGTGCCGGACTGGTCCCCTTCACCCTGCAGCCCGCCGACAAGGCGGAGCTCTCTACCCTGTCGGGCATTGCCGTCGATAGCGTGGTGAGCTGTCACAATCAGTCGTTCAGGGAGCAGCTGCTCTTTACCCATCGTGGTCTGAGCGGCCCGGTGATCCTGCAGATATCCTCATTCTGGAGTGCGGGTAATGAGATCGAAATCGATCTGCTACCCGATACCGATCTTGCTGCGTCATTAGAGGGGGCGCTGGTTGAACATCCACAGCAGCAGCTGAAGACCTATCTGAGTACGCATTTACCGAAACGACTGGTGGCGATTCGCCTTGGAGAAGCGTTGGCAGAGTGCCCCCTGAAGTCGCTGACGACAGCACAGATTGAAGAGACCATCAGGCGTTTTAAACAGTGGGTTATAAAACCTAATGGAACCGAGGGTTACCGTACTGCGGAAGTGACGCTCGGTGGTGTCGATTGCGATGCGCTCTCATCTAAAACGATGGTTGCACGTAAGGTCGAAGGACTCTACTTCATCGGTGAGGTGGTCGATGTCACAGGCTGGTTAGGTGGATATAACCTGCAGTGGGCCTGGTCGTCGGGCTGGTGTACCGGGCAGTATGTTTGA
- a CDS encoding DUF302 domain-containing protein has product MRLIINLFALVGLAAVIVAVVGTNRVNQELEQFDPKALDTYMAMGEKIIETRNAAEATIWKVPVAEGMSADEVEETMKFVANEHNISNVGELPLYKDVEAKSGKPYRYAKIFMFCNSLTAAMMLDYSDAFSAYLPCRITMIEDKQGKLWLYALDMDLMIHGGEPLPAELKAEAIKVKEIILDIMKRGAEGDF; this is encoded by the coding sequence ATGAGATTAATCATCAACCTGTTTGCACTGGTCGGACTGGCCGCTGTCATCGTTGCTGTTGTTGGAACGAATCGCGTCAATCAGGAGCTGGAGCAGTTCGACCCGAAGGCGCTTGATACCTACATGGCGATGGGTGAGAAGATCATCGAGACGCGCAATGCTGCTGAGGCGACGATCTGGAAGGTGCCGGTGGCGGAAGGCATGAGCGCCGATGAGGTTGAGGAGACGATGAAATTTGTCGCTAATGAGCACAACATCTCAAATGTCGGTGAGTTGCCACTCTATAAAGATGTTGAGGCGAAGAGCGGAAAGCCCTACCGATACGCCAAGATTTTCATGTTCTGTAACTCACTGACGGCGGCAATGATGCTCGACTACAGTGATGCCTTCTCCGCTTATCTACCCTGTCGCATCACCATGATTGAGGACAAGCAGGGCAAGCTGTGGCTCTACGCGCTCGATATGGATCTGATGATTCACGGTGGCGAGCCACTGCCGGCAGAGCTGAAGGCAGAGGCGATTAAGGTTAAGGAGATCATCCTCGATATCATGAAGCGAGGCGCTGAAGGCGATTTCTAA
- a CDS encoding DNA alkylation repair protein: MGKQREMKSGLERPAIERIALALSTVEPHFPVDTFTDDALTGLSDLELKARVHHLIEVLHRHLPDHYQDVAKLLERVPSVWDHGTEGDPLGGFAAWPLIDYVGVHGLNHPEISLSLLRQLTPLFSAEMAIRPFIEHHYKLTYRTLQNWCDDDNHHVRRLVSEGSRPRLPWAPQLPRFIADPNPVIALLERLKDDHSEYVRRSVANTLNDISKDHPDTVIDTCRNWKTDASAERNWIIRHATRSLVKAGHPGSFALLGHTVEPAFSTATLLVENTNIALGDSLSFRVEIESSSHDDQSLVIDYAIHFMKANGKLKPKVFKLKTVKLQPGERLIIERRHPIKPITTRRYYPGQHAVELLINGKRFNLVNFELQY; this comes from the coding sequence ATGGGCAAACAGCGTGAGATGAAGTCGGGGCTTGAGCGTCCTGCCATCGAACGAATTGCTCTAGCACTCTCAACGGTTGAACCCCATTTTCCTGTTGATACGTTTACCGACGATGCACTCACTGGATTAAGTGATCTGGAGCTAAAGGCGCGCGTTCACCATCTGATAGAGGTGCTGCATCGCCATCTCCCTGATCACTACCAGGACGTGGCCAAACTGCTTGAACGGGTTCCCAGTGTGTGGGACCACGGCACTGAGGGTGATCCACTCGGTGGCTTCGCTGCCTGGCCGTTGATTGATTACGTAGGGGTGCACGGCCTCAACCATCCCGAAATCTCACTCTCGCTGTTAAGACAGCTCACCCCACTCTTCTCTGCTGAGATGGCGATCCGTCCCTTTATAGAACACCACTACAAACTGACCTATCGCACCCTGCAGAACTGGTGTGATGACGACAACCACCATGTACGCCGACTCGTCTCCGAAGGGAGTCGTCCACGACTCCCATGGGCACCACAGCTGCCCCGCTTTATCGCAGACCCAAACCCCGTGATAGCACTGCTGGAAAGACTCAAAGATGATCATAGCGAGTATGTACGTCGCTCTGTCGCTAACACTCTTAATGATATTTCCAAGGACCACCCCGACACGGTTATCGACACCTGCCGAAACTGGAAAACAGATGCGAGCGCAGAACGAAACTGGATCATTCGCCACGCCACTCGCAGTCTGGTCAAGGCGGGTCATCCCGGCAGCTTTGCACTGCTCGGTCACACCGTGGAACCAGCGTTCTCAACGGCAACACTGCTAGTCGAAAACACCAACATCGCCCTTGGAGATTCGCTGTCATTCAGAGTCGAGATCGAATCGTCCAGCCATGACGATCAGAGTCTGGTCATCGACTACGCCATTCATTTCATGAAGGCCAATGGCAAGCTGAAACCCAAGGTGTTCAAACTCAAAACCGTCAAGCTTCAGCCAGGCGAACGGTTGATTATAGAGCGGCGCCACCCCATCAAACCGATCACCACCCGCCGCTACTACCCCGGCCAGCACGCCGTAGAACTATTGATCAACGGCAAACGTTTCAACCTGGTTAACTTTGAGCTGCAATACTAG
- a CDS encoding PDC sensor domain-containing protein, translated as MLELANQCAAVIGERDKLEALLTEELPKLSYCKHLYVMDVAGNQLTDNIRSTSPDPDHFGRNRMGRPYMEGIVGITDFKLSNSYISRNKKRPSLTAIHAIRNDAGELIGFLGADYDLRELPHTERIYQEPDNWRQVKGDPAIRGGLFQQCRVDSVMDQQLDEVLPIMTELMSEHGVFHGKLHFSSSRATIWMVDDPFSYRILSIDELTDPNIVLAYPRRPYHERAIVPTDQIAPVFEMFRTLRFADENIYLRAGSLNVINGMVGLNFSCDGSHYMRFDEFLEKSSDFWFGATAS; from the coding sequence ATGCTCGAACTGGCCAACCAGTGCGCGGCAGTCATCGGTGAACGCGACAAACTTGAGGCGCTGCTCACCGAGGAGCTACCCAAACTCTCCTACTGCAAACACCTCTATGTGATGGATGTCGCGGGTAATCAGCTCACCGATAATATTCGTAGCACCAGCCCCGACCCCGACCACTTCGGCCGCAACCGTATGGGCCGTCCCTATATGGAAGGGATCGTCGGCATTACCGACTTCAAACTCTCCAACTCCTACATCAGCCGTAACAAAAAACGCCCCTCACTCACCGCCATCCACGCCATCCGCAACGATGCGGGCGAGTTGATCGGCTTCCTCGGTGCCGACTACGACCTGCGCGAGCTGCCACACACAGAACGCATCTACCAGGAGCCAGACAACTGGCGTCAGGTAAAGGGTGACCCTGCAATCCGCGGTGGGCTGTTCCAACAGTGCCGTGTCGATAGCGTGATGGATCAGCAACTCGATGAGGTGCTACCGATCATGACTGAACTGATGAGCGAGCACGGCGTCTTCCACGGAAAGCTCCATTTCTCCAGCAGCCGCGCCACTATCTGGATGGTCGACGATCCCTTCAGCTACCGCATCCTCAGCATTGATGAACTGACCGATCCCAACATCGTGCTCGCCTACCCGCGCCGTCCCTACCATGAGCGCGCTATCGTGCCGACCGATCAGATCGCCCCGGTATTCGAGATGTTCCGCACCCTGCGTTTTGCCGACGAGAACATCTATCTACGTGCCGGCTCCTTAAACGTCATCAACGGCATGGTCGGCCTCAACTTCTCCTGCGACGGCTCCCACTACATGCGTTTCGATGAGTTCCTGGAGAAGAGCTCGGACTTCTGGTTCGGCGCAACCGCCAGCTAA
- a CDS encoding sulfotransferase domain-containing protein: MLPDFLIIGAMKSGTTSLYQYLIQHPQIKRAQRKEVHYFNSGRINAGDTYKLGEKWYRSHFPLRMEMRGKICGEATPMYLLYPHVPARIHQTKPDTKLILLLRNSTERAISHYFHEINRDCEVLPIMEALEAEDSRLEKSLNTNNFQSNEYRCHAYKLRGHYRKQIERYLQFFDREQLLILNSERLFTQPEETLREVYQFLDVDDGYKIPDLKPRNVGTRRTVVNAEVYDYLNRYFAPHNEALFELLGERYDW; the protein is encoded by the coding sequence GTGCTCCCCGATTTCCTCATTATCGGCGCGATGAAGTCGGGCACCACCAGCCTCTATCAATATCTGATTCAACACCCCCAGATAAAGCGGGCTCAGCGTAAGGAGGTTCACTATTTCAATAGTGGTCGTATCAACGCTGGGGATACCTACAAACTGGGCGAGAAATGGTACCGCAGCCACTTTCCGCTACGCATGGAGATGAGGGGAAAAATTTGTGGGGAGGCGACACCGATGTACCTGCTCTATCCCCACGTCCCAGCACGTATCCATCAGACGAAACCCGACACCAAGCTGATCCTGCTACTGAGAAACTCCACCGAACGTGCAATCTCACACTACTTCCATGAGATAAATCGGGATTGCGAGGTACTCCCTATCATGGAGGCACTTGAAGCTGAAGATAGTCGACTTGAGAAAAGCCTAAATACGAACAACTTTCAGTCAAACGAATATCGATGTCACGCCTATAAACTACGCGGCCACTACCGTAAACAGATTGAGCGATATCTCCAGTTCTTTGACCGCGAGCAGCTACTGATTCTCAACAGTGAGCGCCTCTTTACTCAACCGGAAGAGACTCTTCGAGAGGTCTACCAATTCCTGGACGTCGATGATGGCTACAAGATTCCTGACCTGAAACCGCGCAATGTCGGAACCCGACGTACTGTAGTGAATGCGGAGGTCTACGATTACCTTAACCGCTATTTTGCGCCCCACAACGAGGCACTATTTGAGCTGCTCGGTGAGCGGTACGACTGGTAA
- a CDS encoding glycosyltransferase family 2 protein, with protein sequence MHTTDIIITCMGRLEHLQQSLPLAITQQNSHCIVVDYSCPENSGDWVENNHPDVTVVRVPGQNQFNLSAARNAAIDHATGEWLLFIDADALLAPKFISTIFSRITTESALRTDPVNADKEKMGTFLIKRKLFDKIGGYDDVMQGWGYEDIDLYLRMERAGHLLYIMSDELIDTITHSDKIRTDNYKWKDVNLSRGINRYYARIKLDIETLLRKALPKQERSNLYKALIDNISKTIEFGKPSRIEIALDAETYRDIKRNRTLIYQFSREEISTLLAAEQ encoded by the coding sequence TTGCACACCACAGACATCATCATTACCTGCATGGGTAGGCTGGAACACCTGCAGCAATCCCTACCGTTAGCCATCACACAGCAGAATAGTCACTGCATCGTCGTTGACTACTCATGCCCCGAAAACAGTGGCGACTGGGTAGAAAATAATCACCCAGACGTTACCGTAGTCAGAGTTCCTGGACAGAATCAATTTAATCTTTCAGCCGCTAGAAATGCCGCCATTGACCACGCCACCGGGGAGTGGCTGCTGTTCATAGATGCAGATGCACTACTCGCACCCAAGTTCATCAGCACGATTTTTAGTCGCATCACGACCGAAAGTGCTCTTCGAACAGACCCAGTCAACGCCGACAAAGAGAAAATGGGCACATTTCTCATCAAACGAAAACTCTTCGATAAAATCGGCGGCTATGATGATGTTATGCAGGGTTGGGGATATGAGGATATTGACCTCTACCTGAGAATGGAGAGAGCGGGTCATCTTCTCTATATCATGTCCGATGAGTTGATCGACACCATCACCCACAGCGACAAGATCCGCACAGACAACTACAAATGGAAGGACGTCAATCTCAGTCGAGGCATCAATAGATACTACGCCAGGATCAAACTGGATATCGAAACCCTGTTACGCAAAGCCCTACCAAAGCAGGAACGATCGAACCTTTACAAGGCACTCATCGACAACATCAGTAAAACCATAGAATTTGGTAAACCATCCAGAATCGAGATCGCACTAGATGCCGAAACCTATCGCGACATTAAACGAAACCGCACACTGATCTACCAGTTTAGTAGAGAGGAAATCAGTACCCTGCTTGCAGCAGAGCAGTAA
- a CDS encoding tRNA dihydrouridine synthase, which translates to MKLLLAPMEGLIDPYLRKILTRIGHYDWCVSEFIRVTDRVFPRRVFHRSVPELKQGGRTDSGTPVVVQLMGNDPSVLAGNAVRVVEHGALGIDLNFGCPSKTVNKKRVGASLLEEPERINEITAEVRRAVAAEIPVTAKIRLGYDHPDHAVEIAQGIEAAGADLITVHARTRADGYRAPARWEWLAKIREAVSFPVVANGDINDVESFRQCREISGCDHFMVGRGAVHNPYLAQHLHQSEAGEEVSEVAWSEQRALVIELAEMMADAENQRGAATRIKQWLGMWSEQQGGEASLLFEQVRKERELSTITALLQAA; encoded by the coding sequence ATGAAACTGCTGCTCGCCCCGATGGAGGGGCTAATCGACCCCTACCTGCGCAAGATCCTGACCCGTATCGGTCACTACGATTGGTGTGTGAGTGAGTTTATTCGGGTTACCGATCGGGTGTTTCCGCGGCGCGTCTTCCATCGTTCTGTACCTGAGTTGAAGCAGGGTGGCCGTACCGATTCAGGTACACCGGTGGTGGTGCAGCTGATGGGTAACGATCCGTCAGTGCTGGCCGGTAACGCAGTGCGTGTGGTTGAACATGGCGCACTGGGTATCGATCTCAACTTTGGTTGCCCTTCGAAGACGGTTAACAAAAAGCGTGTTGGTGCATCACTGCTGGAGGAGCCGGAGCGTATCAATGAGATCACGGCTGAGGTCCGCCGTGCGGTGGCCGCCGAGATACCGGTGACGGCCAAGATTCGCCTCGGTTATGACCATCCCGACCATGCAGTGGAGATCGCGCAGGGAATCGAGGCGGCAGGTGCCGATCTGATCACCGTACATGCACGCACCCGTGCCGACGGCTACCGTGCTCCGGCGCGCTGGGAGTGGCTGGCAAAGATCAGAGAGGCGGTCAGCTTCCCGGTGGTGGCCAACGGTGATATCAACGATGTTGAGAGCTTCCGCCAGTGTCGTGAGATCAGTGGTTGCGATCACTTCATGGTCGGACGTGGTGCGGTGCACAACCCCTATCTGGCGCAGCATCTGCACCAGAGTGAGGCGGGTGAAGAGGTCTCTGAAGTCGCGTGGTCTGAGCAGCGTGCACTGGTGATTGAGCTGGCCGAAATGATGGCCGATGCCGAGAATCAACGTGGTGCGGCAACTCGCATCAAGCAGTGGCTCGGTATGTGGAGTGAGCAGCAGGGTGGCGAGGCGAGCCTGTTGTTTGAGCAGGTTCGTAAAGAACGTGAGCTGTCGACCATTACCGCGCTTCTACAGGCGGCCTAG
- a CDS encoding sulfotransferase has product MNYKSILIVTYGRSGSTLLQGLLNSIDDTIIRGENYDFCYGLYKSWQAINSTVDHYGNHTPASSPNNPWYGAENFDQHAFIAQAKSIVRTQLLPADASTDTVYGFKEIRYMNHLDDLEDYLQFLNRIFPQPAIIFNTRNISDVISSQWWQSKADVSTPLIEQATKLFANYCLNHSNTFLVKYEEIISDLDHIKQLFSFLGAPFSEHETLKVLNTVHSYGAKQSTLAQSRHISQETLSRQQESQTTPTIKGSLVLETKMADKRLKEGVIIILVIRDEALRLPWILEYYTQLNCAGFIVIDDGSTDGSLEIVRPRNDTIIYHVNNLKYDRGVAIFAEACFGHQAQASGKYLTRPFMPTAPRLLRSLRNHLFAALHNSSLTLRRHKAAAASSSSFARALNYE; this is encoded by the coding sequence ATGAACTACAAGAGCATCCTCATCGTCACCTATGGACGTAGCGGCTCTACCCTGCTGCAGGGGCTGCTGAACTCAATCGACGACACCATTATTCGCGGTGAGAACTACGATTTCTGTTATGGGCTCTACAAATCCTGGCAGGCCATCAATAGCACCGTGGATCACTACGGCAATCACACACCTGCCAGTTCACCGAATAACCCCTGGTACGGCGCAGAAAATTTCGATCAGCACGCATTCATTGCACAGGCAAAATCGATCGTTCGTACGCAGCTCCTGCCAGCCGATGCATCAACGGACACCGTCTACGGATTCAAAGAGATTCGCTACATGAACCATCTCGATGATCTCGAGGACTATCTTCAATTTCTTAACCGTATATTTCCACAGCCTGCGATTATCTTTAATACACGCAACATCTCAGATGTAATCTCTAGCCAATGGTGGCAATCAAAGGCGGATGTCAGCACACCACTTATCGAACAGGCAACAAAGTTATTTGCAAACTATTGTCTAAATCATTCGAACACCTTTCTCGTCAAGTATGAGGAAATCATCAGCGACCTTGACCACATCAAGCAGCTCTTCTCCTTTCTTGGCGCACCCTTCTCTGAGCATGAGACGTTAAAAGTTCTAAACACTGTGCATAGCTATGGCGCCAAACAGAGCACTCTTGCTCAATCAAGACATATCAGTCAGGAGACACTCTCCCGACAACAGGAATCGCAAACTACCCCAACAATAAAAGGATCACTGGTACTCGAAACAAAAATGGCTGATAAGAGACTTAAAGAGGGTGTAATCATAATTCTGGTTATTCGCGATGAAGCACTACGTCTGCCATGGATTCTGGAGTACTACACCCAACTCAACTGTGCCGGCTTTATTGTTATTGATGACGGATCAACAGATGGTTCTCTTGAAATAGTACGGCCACGCAACGACACCATCATCTATCATGTCAACAATCTTAAGTATGATCGGGGAGTCGCTATTTTTGCGGAAGCTTGTTTTGGGCATCAAGCCCAAGCAAGCGGCAAATACTTAACGCGACCGTTTATGCCTACGGCGCCCCGACTCCTGCGTTCGTTGCGTAATCACCTCTTCGCGGCTCTACACAACTCCTCACTGACTCTACGCCGACATAAAGCCGCTGCTGCATCTTCTTCGTCGTTCGCTCGCGCTCTCAACTACGAATAG
- a CDS encoding AAA family ATPase produces the protein MITHGLSGSGKSTLTKPLLAKLNAIRIRSDVERKRLFGLDALAHSGSNIGTAIYSRDATGQTYTQLASLTTAILAGGYTVVVDATFLKREQRERFRSLATQLKLPFHIISFQAPPELLRKWVTERSALGNDPSEAGVEVLDAQLHSYQPLEDDELDATIVIETGKLHCATTISETIINAIEP, from the coding sequence ATCATTACCCACGGCCTCTCGGGTTCAGGAAAAAGCACCCTGACCAAACCGCTACTGGCGAAGCTCAATGCGATTCGCATTCGCTCCGATGTTGAGCGTAAACGGCTCTTTGGACTCGACGCACTGGCGCACAGCGGTAGCAATATCGGTACAGCGATCTACAGTCGTGACGCAACCGGGCAGACCTACACTCAGCTTGCCAGCCTCACAACGGCTATTCTTGCCGGTGGTTACACGGTTGTTGTCGATGCGACCTTCCTCAAACGCGAGCAGCGTGAGCGCTTCCGCTCACTCGCTACACAACTCAAACTGCCCTTCCATATCATCAGCTTCCAGGCTCCACCCGAGTTATTGAGAAAGTGGGTCACAGAACGTTCTGCACTAGGTAACGACCCCTCGGAGGCCGGTGTCGAGGTGCTTGACGCCCAACTGCACAGCTACCAACCGCTAGAAGACGATGAACTCGATGCAACCATCGTCATCGAGACCGGTAAGCTCCACTGTGCAACGACTATTAGCGAAACGATCATCAATGCCATTGAGCCTTAA
- a CDS encoding SRPBCC family protein translates to MPQTYQSITVNAPIERVWGQLSNFHDMSWAPHVVERCDAVGDKTGTEPGAQRVLNEAFHETLLEVDPVGHQLRYSIDDGPSPVSSADVRNYIGTIHLVADTINNTTLVEWASSWESANDEAESFCHGIYVALLKELAQQ, encoded by the coding sequence ATGCCTCAAACCTACCAGTCGATTACCGTCAACGCACCCATTGAGCGTGTATGGGGGCAGCTCAGTAACTTCCACGATATGTCCTGGGCACCCCACGTCGTCGAGCGCTGCGATGCGGTCGGCGATAAGACGGGGACCGAACCCGGCGCCCAACGGGTGCTTAATGAGGCGTTCCACGAAACGCTGCTCGAGGTCGATCCGGTCGGTCATCAGCTCCGCTACTCTATCGACGACGGCCCCTCGCCCGTTTCATCCGCCGATGTGCGTAACTATATCGGCACTATCCACCTGGTTGCCGATACCATCAATAACACCACCCTGGTCGAATGGGCCTCCTCATGGGAGTCAGCCAATGATGAAGCGGAGTCGTTCTGTCACGGCATCTATGTGGCTCTGCTAAAAGAGCTCGCCCAACAGTAA
- a CDS encoding glycosyltransferase family 2 protein: MFFVVRSRSQLRIGRRRRLSGTNRLRFAIHGGQRQSSHFGTDWINAILPIHAKNRWVIKVDADELLCWPNSLNEGLSGLTKKAEQRGITSFFTPMIDLYAEQSISSSARYQSGQPFQKSCHLADPVDTYVAKWQTNGYLRIFGGPRMRHNPDEGLGPLMTKQALFFYSDGPLKFANPHALTDPRPSPLVAPLLHFKFLSDFEEKCDKAIIENKHWNNASEYRQYKANNIFEIEMKTEDSIAINSDQDLQPYINAFTDVIKRGPHPSLNQHSEKPSA; encoded by the coding sequence ATCTTCTTCGTCGTTCGCTCGCGCTCTCAACTACGAATAGGCAGACGGCGTCGACTATCGGGGACTAACCGCCTTCGCTTCGCTATCCATGGCGGTCAGCGTCAGAGCAGTCACTTTGGTACCGATTGGATAAATGCCATATTGCCGATTCACGCAAAAAACCGCTGGGTGATAAAAGTCGATGCCGACGAACTACTCTGCTGGCCAAACTCGTTAAACGAAGGGTTAAGCGGCCTGACTAAAAAGGCTGAACAGCGCGGAATCACAAGCTTTTTCACCCCGATGATCGATCTCTATGCAGAACAGTCGATATCCTCTTCCGCCCGATATCAGTCGGGCCAACCATTTCAGAAGAGTTGTCACCTTGCCGACCCGGTCGACACCTATGTCGCCAAGTGGCAAACGAATGGTTACCTACGTATTTTCGGCGGCCCACGCATGCGCCACAATCCTGATGAGGGGCTTGGTCCACTAATGACAAAACAGGCGCTATTTTTCTACTCTGATGGCCCACTCAAATTTGCCAATCCACACGCCTTGACAGACCCCCGTCCCTCACCACTGGTGGCACCGCTATTACACTTTAAATTTCTTTCTGACTTTGAAGAGAAATGCGATAAAGCCATTATTGAAAACAAACACTGGAATAATGCATCTGAGTACAGGCAGTACAAGGCAAACAATATATTTGAAATTGAGATGAAAACGGAAGATTCCATTGCCATTAATTCAGATCAGGACTTGCAACCCTACATCAACGCATTCACTGATGTTATCAAACGTGGACCACACCCCTCGCTAAATCAGCATAGTGAAAAGCCAAGCGCGTAA